The following are from one region of the Rhizobacter sp. AJA081-3 genome:
- a CDS encoding response regulator, whose protein sequence is MDPKDSILIVDDDPEIRQLLVDYLARNGFDAKPAGSGREMWQVLDKHAIDLVVLDLMLPDTDGLVLCRDLRAKSNVPVLMLTARGEETDRILGIEMGADDYLVKPFSPRELLARIKGILRRTRSLPPNLKPDTQRCLAFAGWKLDTATRVLTGADGVATPLSGAEYRLLRILLDHPNRVLNRDQLVELIHGREAEPYDRAIDVQISRLRQRLQDTGRESGLIKTVRGEGYVLAAAVEGLPSCD, encoded by the coding sequence ATGGACCCCAAAGACAGCATCCTGATCGTCGATGACGACCCCGAGATTCGCCAGTTGCTTGTGGACTACCTGGCGCGCAACGGCTTCGATGCCAAGCCGGCTGGCAGTGGCCGGGAGATGTGGCAGGTGCTCGACAAGCACGCCATCGACCTGGTGGTGCTCGACCTGATGCTGCCTGACACCGACGGCCTGGTGCTGTGCCGCGACCTGCGGGCCAAGTCCAACGTGCCGGTGTTGATGCTCACCGCGCGCGGCGAGGAGACCGACCGCATCCTCGGCATCGAGATGGGCGCGGACGACTACCTGGTCAAGCCCTTCAGCCCACGTGAGCTGCTGGCGCGCATCAAGGGCATCCTGCGCCGCACGCGTTCGCTTCCGCCCAACCTGAAGCCGGACACCCAGCGTTGCCTGGCCTTCGCCGGCTGGAAGCTTGACACGGCGACTCGCGTGCTGACGGGCGCCGATGGCGTGGCCACCCCGTTGTCGGGTGCCGAGTACCGTCTGCTGCGCATCTTGCTGGATCACCCCAACCGGGTGCTCAACCGCGACCAGTTGGTCGAACTCATCCATGGCCGCGAGGCTGAGCCCTATGACCGCGCGATCGACGTGCAGATCAGTCGACTTCGCCAGCGATTGCAGGACACCGGGCGCGAGTCCGGACTAATCAAGACGGTGCGCGGAGAAGGCTACGTACTGGCTGCCGCCGTGGAGGGTCTGCCCTC
- a CDS encoding DUF4395 domain-containing protein, whose translation MSAIFSFGERLDGYSVPVLNERAVRAAAGIVFFFAIVSFMNAWLIGNFQPTRVFVVAFLIDFTLRIFVNPKFAPSLILGQWMVRKQQPEYVGAPQKRFAWAIGFVLAVVMLYLVVIKHVIGPINLIVCAACLVLLFFETAFGICIGCKVYNWFNKDQAQLCPGGVCEFEPARGAGGSWAHAAVVLAFIGVVGAWTSHVAANDPYARAVAPTAVPAAASPAVDAAETERCKVPDFAKAMGHEEKWKLHNNCK comes from the coding sequence ATGTCTGCCATCTTTTCGTTCGGAGAGCGCCTCGACGGCTACTCCGTGCCGGTGCTCAACGAGCGCGCTGTGCGCGCTGCCGCCGGCATCGTCTTCTTCTTCGCCATCGTGTCGTTCATGAACGCCTGGCTGATCGGCAACTTCCAGCCAACCCGGGTCTTCGTGGTGGCCTTCCTGATCGACTTCACGCTGCGCATCTTCGTCAACCCGAAGTTCGCGCCCAGCCTGATCCTGGGGCAGTGGATGGTGCGCAAGCAGCAGCCCGAATACGTCGGCGCACCGCAGAAGCGATTCGCGTGGGCGATCGGCTTCGTGCTGGCGGTGGTGATGTTGTACCTGGTCGTGATCAAGCATGTCATCGGGCCGATCAACCTGATCGTCTGCGCGGCCTGCCTGGTGCTGCTGTTCTTCGAGACGGCCTTCGGCATCTGCATCGGCTGCAAGGTCTACAACTGGTTCAACAAGGACCAGGCGCAGCTTTGTCCGGGCGGTGTGTGCGAGTTCGAGCCGGCACGCGGTGCTGGCGGCAGCTGGGCGCATGCGGCCGTGGTGCTGGCCTTCATCGGCGTCGTCGGGGCCTGGACCAGCCACGTGGCGGCCAACGATCCCTACGCCCGCGCGGTTGCCCCTACCGCCGTGCCGGCCGCGGCCTCGCCTGCCGTGGATGCGGCCGAAACCGAGCGCTGCAAGGTGCCCGACTTCGCCAAGGCCATGGGCCATGAAGAAAAGTGGAAGCTCCACAACAACTGCAAGTGA
- a CDS encoding MBL fold metallo-hydrolase has product MNRIWAVGPANWLRLTGLLATCCIWLALPTTAHAQEVRFERVAEGVYAHIGDLGGRTTANQGLNANIGLVVTPGGAVLIDSGATARGAQRIHEAVRKLTSQPLKWVINTGGQDHRWLGNGYFKAQGAQLIAHAKGEPDLRNRGNDHVDALRAALGEGMDGTLPTLPDRWITGTDERLDLGGVTFEFRHRGGAHTPGDMLVWLPQSRVLFSGDVVYVDRLLGVIPVSQTKPWLATFAEIERLAPARIVPGHGRVTDLATAQADTRDYLMALRTHMKKAVDDGQDISAAAKAFNARPWMRLMNAADLMPGNASRTYLELERE; this is encoded by the coding sequence ATGAACCGCATCTGGGCCGTTGGTCCGGCGAACTGGCTCCGTCTCACCGGCCTGCTCGCAACATGCTGCATCTGGCTTGCGCTGCCCACGACGGCCCACGCACAGGAAGTGCGCTTCGAGCGCGTAGCCGAAGGCGTCTACGCGCACATCGGCGACCTCGGCGGCCGCACAACGGCGAACCAAGGGCTGAACGCCAACATCGGGCTCGTGGTTACGCCTGGCGGTGCGGTCCTGATCGACAGCGGCGCCACGGCCCGCGGCGCCCAGCGTATCCACGAGGCGGTGCGCAAGCTCACGTCGCAACCGCTGAAGTGGGTCATCAATACCGGTGGCCAGGACCACCGCTGGCTCGGCAATGGCTACTTCAAGGCCCAGGGCGCGCAGTTGATCGCCCACGCGAAGGGCGAGCCCGACCTGCGCAACCGCGGCAACGACCATGTGGACGCGCTGCGCGCGGCGTTGGGCGAAGGGATGGACGGCACCTTACCGACACTGCCGGACCGCTGGATCACGGGCACCGATGAAAGGCTGGACCTGGGTGGCGTGACCTTCGAGTTCAGGCATCGCGGCGGCGCGCACACCCCGGGCGACATGCTCGTGTGGCTGCCGCAATCGCGCGTGCTGTTCAGCGGTGACGTGGTCTATGTCGACCGCTTGCTGGGAGTGATCCCGGTGAGTCAGACCAAACCATGGCTTGCCACCTTTGCCGAGATCGAGCGTCTCGCACCAGCACGCATCGTGCCGGGCCACGGCCGCGTGACCGATCTGGCGACCGCGCAGGCCGACACCCGCGACTACCTGATGGCGCTCCGGACGCACATGAAGAAAGCAGTTGACGACGGCCAGGACATCAGTGCGGCGGCCAAGGCCTTCAACGCAAGGCCGTGGATGCGCCTGATGAACGCGGCCGATCTGATGCCGGGCAACGCCAGTCGCACCTACCTCGAACTGGAACGGGAGTAG
- a CDS encoding ABC transporter ATP-binding protein has product MSLVIAEGLTKTYRASEVEVHAIKGADFVIEPASFVAFVGPSGSGKSSLLNMIGCLDHPTSGKLTVLGTDISTLDRRAAADFRGKNIGFIFQDFNLVPVLTAYENIE; this is encoded by the coding sequence ATGAGTCTTGTCATCGCAGAAGGCCTGACCAAGACCTACCGCGCAAGCGAAGTCGAGGTGCACGCCATCAAGGGCGCAGACTTTGTCATCGAGCCAGCGTCGTTCGTCGCCTTCGTCGGTCCCTCGGGCAGCGGCAAGAGCAGCCTGCTGAACATGATCGGCTGCCTCGACCACCCGACCTCCGGCAAGCTGACCGTGCTGGGCACCGACATCTCGACGCTCGACCGCCGCGCCGCGGCCGACTTCCGCGGCAAGAACATCGGCTTCATCTTCCAGGACTTCAACCTGGTGCCGGTGCTCACCGCCTACGAGAACATCGAGTAG
- a CDS encoding putative sulfate/molybdate transporter: protein MSLQSPPSSPPKPVPVNRYDRLEWAGAFGDLGTLVPFVIAYLSVMKLDAFGVLFGFGVSMVVCGWVYKTPFPVQPMKAAGAVATTQAAQSAVITSGAVYAAGLVTGLIWLVLGTTGLAERITRWISRPVAQGVVLGLGMAFMWQGARLMANEWLLAGVGLLVVVLLAKSRRVPGIFVLLLLGVAWTAVQQPELLRKLQEVRPELRWPTWAWPSIGWNDIVLGTLFLALPQVPLTLGNAIIGVREENNRLFPDRPVTDRQVAVSTGVMNVFGSAVGGVPMCHGAGGMAGHVAFGARTGGSLVILGGLLLVLAVGFSASVVALFEVMPQAVLGTILFMTGVQLAGGQFDQGRQGHESTVLLVTAGLSMWNVGIGFGVGLLLQVLLLRKTNRV, encoded by the coding sequence TTGTCGCTTCAGTCACCACCGTCCAGCCCACCCAAGCCGGTCCCCGTCAACCGCTACGACCGCCTCGAATGGGCCGGGGCCTTCGGCGATCTCGGCACGCTCGTGCCCTTCGTGATCGCCTACTTGAGCGTCATGAAGCTCGACGCATTTGGCGTGCTGTTCGGATTCGGCGTGTCGATGGTGGTCTGTGGATGGGTCTACAAGACACCCTTCCCGGTGCAGCCGATGAAGGCAGCGGGCGCGGTGGCCACCACGCAGGCGGCCCAGTCTGCAGTCATCACCTCGGGAGCGGTCTACGCAGCCGGACTCGTCACGGGCCTGATCTGGCTGGTCCTCGGCACCACGGGTCTGGCCGAGCGCATCACCCGCTGGATCAGCCGACCGGTCGCCCAGGGCGTGGTGCTCGGTCTGGGCATGGCCTTCATGTGGCAAGGCGCCCGTCTCATGGCCAACGAGTGGCTGCTGGCGGGTGTGGGTCTGCTGGTGGTCGTGCTGCTGGCGAAGAGCCGTCGCGTTCCCGGCATCTTCGTGCTGCTGCTGCTGGGAGTCGCCTGGACCGCCGTGCAGCAACCCGAGTTGCTGCGCAAGCTTCAGGAGGTCCGTCCGGAGCTTCGGTGGCCGACCTGGGCCTGGCCCAGCATCGGCTGGAACGACATCGTGTTGGGCACGTTGTTCCTGGCGCTGCCGCAGGTGCCACTCACGCTGGGCAACGCGATCATCGGCGTGCGCGAGGAGAACAACCGACTCTTTCCGGACCGTCCGGTGACCGACCGCCAGGTCGCCGTCTCGACAGGAGTGATGAACGTGTTCGGTTCGGCGGTCGGCGGCGTGCCGATGTGCCACGGCGCCGGTGGCATGGCCGGCCACGTGGCATTCGGCGCACGGACCGGCGGCTCGTTGGTGATCCTGGGAGGACTGCTGCTGGTGCTCGCCGTTGGCTTCAGCGCCTCGGTCGTCGCCTTGTTCGAGGTCATGCCGCAAGCCGTGTTGGGCACGATCCTATTCATGACCGGCGTTCAACTGGCCGGCGGCCAGTTCGACCAGGGCCGCCAAGGCCATGAGTCGACCGTGCTGCTGGTGACTGCCGGACTGTCGATGTGGAACGTCGGCATCGGCTTCGGCGTGGGGCTGCTGCTGCAAGTCCTGCTGCTGCGCAAGACCAACCGGGTCTGA
- a CDS encoding pyridoxamine 5'-phosphate oxidase family protein, producing MDRTLNYASDVAFTDTVKAIQGRKGSRASYERMERQGSWEQTITAELKAEIEAQTSVFLATANAQGQPYIQHRGGPAGFLKVLDDHTIGMADFAGNRQYITQGNLEENTKAHLFLIDYANQRRIKIWGTARVVEGDEALLRRLMPAGYRARPEQVMLFSVTAWDVNCPQHIPQRFEAADVRAAIENRDQRIATLEAEVARLRER from the coding sequence ATGGATCGAACACTGAACTACGCCAGCGATGTGGCGTTCACCGACACCGTGAAGGCCATTCAGGGTCGCAAGGGTTCGCGTGCCTCGTACGAGCGCATGGAACGCCAAGGCTCCTGGGAGCAGACGATCACGGCCGAACTGAAGGCCGAGATCGAAGCGCAGACCAGCGTCTTTCTCGCGACCGCGAATGCGCAGGGGCAGCCCTACATCCAGCACCGCGGCGGGCCGGCCGGTTTCCTGAAAGTGCTCGACGATCACACGATCGGCATGGCGGATTTCGCCGGCAATCGCCAGTACATCACGCAGGGCAACCTCGAGGAGAACACGAAGGCGCATCTGTTCCTCATCGACTACGCGAACCAGCGCCGCATCAAGATCTGGGGCACGGCCCGCGTGGTCGAGGGCGACGAGGCGCTGCTTCGCCGACTGATGCCGGCAGGCTATCGCGCGCGGCCCGAGCAGGTGATGCTTTTCAGCGTCACGGCATGGGACGTGAATTGCCCGCAGCACATTCCGCAGCGCTTCGAGGCGGCAGACGTGCGCGCCGCCATCGAGAACCGCGACCAGCGCATCGCCACGCTGGAAGCCGAAGTGGCACGCTTGCGAGAGCGCTGA
- a CDS encoding carboxymuconolactone decarboxylase family protein, with translation MPRIPTPASIDAAPALAKPLLEAVHKQIGVVPNLFRLVANSPAALEGYLGMSGALAKGSLPAPTRERIALAVAQINGCNYCLSAHTALGKNLAKLSEAEIAANRHGGSLDPKADAAVRFAAKVVRERGHVSDTDLQAVRMAGYDDAQIVEIVQHVALNTWTNYINEVAKTEIDFPLAQALAA, from the coding sequence ATGCCCCGTATTCCCACCCCCGCGAGCATCGACGCCGCCCCCGCATTGGCGAAGCCGCTGCTCGAAGCCGTGCACAAGCAGATCGGCGTCGTGCCGAACCTGTTCCGCCTCGTCGCCAACAGCCCGGCCGCGCTGGAGGGCTACCTCGGCATGTCCGGTGCCCTGGCCAAGGGCAGCCTGCCGGCACCCACCCGCGAGCGAATCGCGCTGGCGGTGGCGCAGATCAATGGCTGCAACTACTGCCTGTCGGCCCACACCGCCCTGGGCAAGAACCTGGCAAAGCTCAGCGAGGCCGAAATCGCCGCCAACCGCCACGGTGGCTCGCTCGACCCGAAGGCCGATGCGGCGGTGCGCTTCGCGGCCAAGGTGGTCCGCGAGCGCGGGCACGTGTCCGACACCGACCTGCAGGCCGTGCGCATGGCGGGTTACGACGACGCGCAGATCGTCGAGATCGTCCAGCACGTCGCGCTGAACACCTGGACCAACTACATCAACGAAGTCGCGAAGACCGAAATCGACTTCCCGCTGGCGCAGGCGCTGGCCGCCTGA
- a CDS encoding LysR family transcriptional regulator, with product MDRLEAMSVFAAIVDGGSLSAAGRRLAVPLATVSRKLADLEAHLKTRLITRSTRKLVLTDAGRDYLEACRQILEQVDEAERAASGAYAKVKGRLVVAAPIVFGRLHVVPLAAAFLEDHPEVDIQLRLGDRNVNLIEEHVDLAFRIGTLPDSNLVATPLGAIRRVVCASPAYLQRFGIPQTLDELAAHRCISFDGLDAASAWTFVGDNGDKRQVAVHSRLTVSTADAAIAASSLGLGLTRVLSYQVADALRDGRLVRVLADAEPPAVPASLIHPGQGRLPMKARAFIDFAAGRIREQLQTLDEAAGN from the coding sequence ATGGATCGCCTCGAAGCCATGTCGGTGTTCGCTGCAATCGTGGATGGCGGCAGCCTGTCGGCGGCCGGCCGGCGCCTCGCGGTGCCCCTGGCCACGGTGAGCCGCAAGCTCGCGGACCTGGAGGCGCACCTGAAGACGCGCCTCATCACGCGCTCGACCCGCAAGCTCGTGCTGACCGACGCGGGGCGCGACTACCTGGAAGCCTGCCGGCAGATCCTCGAGCAGGTCGACGAGGCCGAGCGCGCCGCTTCGGGTGCCTACGCGAAGGTCAAGGGCCGGCTCGTGGTGGCGGCACCGATCGTGTTCGGCCGATTGCACGTGGTGCCGCTGGCCGCCGCATTCCTCGAAGACCACCCCGAGGTCGACATCCAGCTCCGCCTGGGTGACCGCAACGTCAACCTGATCGAGGAGCATGTCGACCTGGCCTTTCGCATCGGCACCTTGCCCGACAGCAACCTGGTCGCGACCCCGCTCGGGGCCATCCGCCGCGTGGTGTGCGCGAGCCCCGCCTACCTGCAGCGATTCGGCATCCCGCAGACGCTCGACGAGCTCGCGGCCCACCGATGCATCAGCTTCGACGGCCTGGACGCCGCCAGCGCCTGGACCTTCGTCGGCGACAACGGAGACAAGCGGCAGGTCGCCGTCCACTCGCGCCTGACCGTCTCGACCGCCGATGCGGCCATCGCGGCATCGAGCCTCGGCCTGGGCCTGACCCGCGTGCTTTCCTATCAGGTGGCCGATGCCTTGCGCGACGGCCGGCTCGTCCGCGTGCTTGCAGATGCCGAACCGCCCGCGGTGCCAGCCAGCCTGATCCATCCCGGCCAGGGCAGGCTGCCGATGAAGGCCCGGGCCTTCATCGACTTCGCGGCCGGGCGGATCCGGGAGCAGCTTCAGACGCTCGACGAAGCCGCTGGCAACTAG
- a CDS encoding VOC family protein, with amino-acid sequence MKIQKITPFLWYAEKADEAAAFYAGIFPQSRVIAVNAMPVESPSGPPGSVKVVEFELFGQAFVAMSAGPLDPFNHAVSFVVNCDSQAEIDRYWDALLEGGTAEQCGWLRDRYGLCWQIVPSAMGRMMSAPDRAAAARVAQAMMSMVKFDIAALEKAFAG; translated from the coding sequence ATGAAGATCCAGAAGATCACGCCCTTTCTCTGGTACGCCGAGAAGGCCGACGAGGCCGCTGCGTTCTACGCCGGCATCTTTCCGCAGTCCCGCGTCATCGCGGTGAACGCGATGCCCGTCGAGTCGCCCAGCGGGCCGCCGGGCTCGGTGAAAGTGGTCGAGTTCGAACTGTTCGGCCAGGCCTTCGTTGCCATGAGCGCCGGCCCGCTGGACCCGTTCAACCACGCCGTGTCCTTCGTCGTGAACTGCGACAGCCAGGCCGAGATCGACCGCTACTGGGACGCGCTGCTCGAAGGCGGCACGGCCGAGCAGTGCGGCTGGCTTCGCGACCGCTACGGCCTGTGCTGGCAGATCGTGCCCAGCGCGATGGGCCGCATGATGAGCGCACCTGATCGTGCGGCTGCGGCCCGCGTGGCGCAGGCGATGATGAGCATGGTGAAGTTCGACATCGCCGCATTGGAGAAGGCCTTCGCGGGCTAG
- a CDS encoding cyclic nucleotide-binding/CBS domain-containing protein, with the protein MTERTVFQSMPRRLLVSLGPAATVHEAACVMTKAGCGSVLVIDAASTMLGIVTERDLMTRVLAKALDPAKTPLSSVMTPHPQCIKPDTKVADAVLIMIERGFRHLPVVGEGGHILGVFSVRDALPREIGTAVSLAEFNEQVNDSLG; encoded by the coding sequence ATGACCGAACGCACCGTCTTCCAATCGATGCCGCGTCGTCTCCTCGTCAGCCTGGGCCCCGCGGCCACCGTGCACGAGGCGGCCTGCGTGATGACCAAGGCCGGCTGTGGCAGCGTGCTGGTGATCGACGCGGCCAGCACCATGCTGGGCATCGTCACCGAGCGCGACCTGATGACGCGCGTGCTGGCCAAGGCGCTCGACCCGGCCAAGACGCCGCTGTCCAGCGTGATGACGCCGCACCCGCAGTGCATCAAGCCCGACACCAAGGTGGCCGACGCGGTGCTCATCATGATCGAGCGCGGCTTCCGCCACCTGCCGGTGGTGGGCGAGGGCGGCCACATCCTCGGCGTGTTCTCGGTGCGCGATGCGCTGCCGCGCGAGATCGGCACGGCGGTGAGCCTGGCCGAGTTCAACGAGCAGGTGAACGACTCGCTGGGTTGA
- a CDS encoding 2-oxoacid:ferredoxin oxidoreductase subunit beta produces the protein MTFIAKPRLHHPTLQTNKVGYTRRDYEGRISTLCAGCGHDSISAAIIQACWELDIEPHRVAKLSGIGCSSKTPDYFLGASHGFNTVHGRMPSVLTGANLANRELLYLGVSGDGDSASIGLGQFANAMRRGVRMAYIVENNGVYGLTKGQFSATADQGSKSKKGVVNNDSPVDLVGLALQLGATYVARSFSGDKAQLVPLIKGAMAHGGAAFIDVISPCVTFNNHGGSTKSYDYVRQHNDAVSRIDFITPGQEITAEYAPGELVEVTNHDGSLLRLRKLHADHDPTDRYAAMNYMHQHAAHGEVVTGLLYLDPLATDLHTALNTCAVPLASLGPDRLCPGAAALEKINAALR, from the coding sequence ATGACCTTCATCGCGAAACCCCGCCTGCACCATCCGACGCTGCAGACCAACAAGGTCGGCTACACGCGGCGCGACTACGAAGGCCGCATCTCGACGCTGTGCGCAGGCTGCGGGCACGACTCGATCTCGGCAGCGATCATCCAGGCCTGCTGGGAGCTCGACATCGAGCCGCACCGCGTCGCCAAGCTGTCGGGCATCGGCTGCAGCTCGAAGACGCCGGACTACTTTCTCGGTGCCTCGCACGGCTTCAACACCGTGCACGGCCGCATGCCCTCGGTGCTGACCGGCGCCAACCTGGCGAATCGCGAGCTGCTCTACCTGGGCGTGTCGGGCGACGGCGACTCGGCCTCGATCGGCCTGGGCCAGTTCGCCAACGCGATGCGCCGCGGCGTGCGCATGGCCTACATCGTCGAGAACAACGGCGTCTACGGGTTGACCAAGGGCCAGTTCTCGGCCACCGCCGACCAGGGCAGCAAGAGCAAGAAGGGCGTGGTCAACAACGACAGCCCGGTGGACCTCGTCGGCCTGGCGCTGCAGCTCGGCGCCACCTACGTGGCACGCAGCTTCTCGGGCGACAAGGCGCAGCTGGTGCCGCTGATCAAGGGCGCGATGGCACACGGCGGCGCGGCCTTCATCGACGTCATCAGCCCCTGCGTCACCTTCAACAACCACGGCGGCAGCACCAAGAGCTACGACTACGTGCGCCAGCACAACGACGCGGTGAGCCGCATCGACTTCATCACGCCGGGGCAGGAGATCACCGCCGAGTACGCGCCGGGCGAGCTGGTCGAAGTCACCAACCATGACGGCTCGCTGTTGCGGCTGCGCAAGCTGCACGCCGACCACGACCCGACTGACCGCTATGCCGCCATGAACTACATGCACCAGCACGCGGCGCATGGCGAGGTGGTCACCGGGCTGCTCTACCTCGACCCGCTGGCCACCGACCTGCACACGGCGCTGAACACCTGCGCCGTGCCACTGGCCTCGCTCGGGCCGGACAGGCTGTGCCCCGGCGCCGCGGCGCTGGAGAAGATCAACGCGGCGCTGCGCTGA
- a CDS encoding 2-oxoacid:acceptor oxidoreductase subunit alpha, which translates to MKRIEAVNDFVIKFANVNGSGSASANELFAKAVMRMGVPVSPRNIFPSNIQGLPTWYEARVCEKGYHGRRGGVDMMVAMNPQTWDTDMAEIEPGGYLLYDSTRPIPPDRFPEGVHVLGVPLTEIVNEAYADPRQRQLFKNIAYIGALAALLDMEDGVFEKLFAEQYRGKERLLDANMKALHLGRDYALAHLPCPLGLRMRRADRVGDQIFTDGNSAAALGLIYGGATVAAWYPITPSSSIPEAFEKYCHKFRVEASTGQHRFAIVQAEDELASIGMVVGAGWNGARAFTATSGPGVSLMTEFIGLAYFAEVPVTIIDVQRGGPSTGMPTRTQQSDLIACAYASHGDTKHVLLLPQDPHECFEHSAAALDLADRLQTPIFVMTDLDIGMNQRLCKPFVWDDARSYDRGKVMTREELEAGKDFGRYKDVDGDGIPWRTLPGTHPTKGAFFTRGTTRDPYARYSERGTDYVYNMERLLRKFRTAAALVPQPVHRPASQPTRFGVIYFGSTSPAMHEALDVLQAEGVHLDGLRLRAFPFPESVPEFIAAHEKVFVVEQNRDAQMHSMLVNELDIDPARLVRVLHYDGTPITARFIAGAIRKNMVWHKEYA; encoded by the coding sequence ATGAAGCGCATCGAAGCGGTCAACGACTTCGTCATCAAGTTCGCCAACGTCAACGGCTCCGGCTCGGCCTCGGCCAACGAGCTGTTCGCCAAGGCGGTGATGCGCATGGGCGTGCCGGTCAGCCCGCGCAACATCTTCCCGAGCAACATCCAGGGCCTGCCGACCTGGTACGAGGCGCGCGTCTGCGAGAAGGGCTACCACGGGCGGCGCGGCGGCGTCGACATGATGGTGGCGATGAACCCGCAGACCTGGGACACCGACATGGCCGAGATCGAGCCCGGCGGCTACCTGCTCTACGACAGCACGCGGCCGATCCCGCCGGATCGTTTCCCCGAAGGCGTGCACGTGCTCGGCGTGCCGCTGACGGAAATCGTCAACGAGGCCTACGCCGACCCGCGGCAGCGCCAGCTGTTCAAGAACATCGCCTACATCGGCGCGCTGGCGGCGCTGCTCGACATGGAGGACGGCGTGTTCGAGAAGCTGTTCGCCGAGCAGTACCGCGGCAAGGAGCGCCTGCTCGACGCCAACATGAAGGCGCTGCACCTCGGCCGCGACTACGCGCTCGCGCACCTGCCGTGCCCGCTGGGCCTGCGCATGCGCCGCGCCGATCGCGTCGGTGACCAGATCTTCACCGACGGCAACAGCGCCGCCGCGCTGGGCCTGATCTACGGCGGCGCCACGGTGGCGGCCTGGTACCCGATCACGCCTTCGTCGTCGATTCCCGAGGCCTTCGAGAAGTACTGCCACAAGTTCCGCGTCGAAGCGTCCACCGGCCAGCACCGTTTCGCGATCGTGCAGGCCGAAGACGAGCTGGCCTCGATCGGTATGGTGGTGGGCGCCGGCTGGAACGGCGCGCGCGCCTTCACCGCGACCTCCGGGCCGGGCGTCTCGCTGATGACCGAGTTCATCGGCCTGGCCTATTTCGCCGAGGTGCCGGTGACCATCATCGACGTGCAGCGCGGCGGCCCGTCCACCGGCATGCCCACGCGCACGCAGCAGTCGGACCTGATCGCCTGCGCCTACGCCTCGCACGGCGACACCAAGCACGTGCTGCTGCTGCCGCAGGATCCGCACGAGTGCTTCGAGCACTCGGCTGCGGCGCTCGACCTGGCCGATCGCCTGCAGACGCCGATCTTCGTCATGACCGATCTGGACATCGGCATGAACCAGCGCCTGTGCAAGCCCTTCGTGTGGGATGACGCGCGCAGCTACGACCGCGGCAAGGTGATGACGCGCGAGGAGCTCGAGGCGGGCAAGGATTTCGGCCGCTACAAGGATGTCGACGGCGACGGCATCCCCTGGCGCACGCTGCCCGGCACGCACCCCACCAAGGGCGCCTTCTTCACCCGCGGCACCACGCGCGATCCGTACGCGCGCTACTCCGAGCGCGGCACGGACTACGTCTACAACATGGAGCGGCTGCTGCGCAAGTTCCGCACCGCGGCGGCGCTGGTGCCTCAGCCGGTGCATCGCCCTGCCTCCCAGCCCACGCGCTTCGGCGTGATCTATTTCGGCTCGACCAGCCCGGCGATGCACGAGGCGCTGGACGTGCTGCAGGCCGAGGGCGTGCACCTGGACGGCCTGCGGCTGCGCGCCTTCCCGTTCCCGGAATCCGTGCCCGAGTTCATCGCAGCGCACGAGAAGGTGTTCGTGGTCGAGCAGAACCGCGACGCGCAGATGCACTCGATGCTGGTCAACGAACTCGACATCGACCCGGCGCGCCTGGTGCGCGTGCTGCACTACGACGGCACGCCGATCACCGCGCGTTTCATCGCCGGTGCGATCCGCAAGAACATGGTCTGGCACAAGGAGTACGCATGA